In Rhipicephalus microplus isolate Deutch F79 chromosome 9, USDA_Rmic, whole genome shotgun sequence, one genomic interval encodes:
- the LOC142771453 gene encoding uncharacterized protein LOC142771453, protein MYLQVLLFAVVGQLSSASSDGLPTTVTEDSGVCSGTPLSSFSAHHSPFFRVSDGLPPNLDFTVFAVRQHGATSADPPLQKRAGCIDTSGHGTAVADRRSPIMYLQVLLFAVVGQLSSASSDGLPTTVTEDSGVCSGTPLSSFSTHHSPFFRVSDGLPPNLDFTVFAVRQHGATSADPPLQKRAGCIDTSGHGTAAADRRSPIMYLQVLLFAVVGQLSSASSDGLPTTVTEDSGVCSGTPLSSFSAHHSPFFRVSDGLPPSLDFTVFAVRQHGATSSDPPLQKRAGCIDTSGHGTAAADRRSPIMYLQVLLFAVVGQLSSASSDGLPTTVTEDSGVCSGTPLSSFSAHHSPFFRVSDGLPPNLDFTVFAVRQHGATSADPPLQKRAGCIDTSGHGTAAADRRSPIMYLQVLLFAVVGQLSSASSDGLPTTVTEDSGVCSGTPLSSFSAHHSPFFRVSDGLPPNLDFTVFAVRQHGATSADPPLQKRAGCIDTSGHGTAAADRRSPIMYLQWSRCSHRSFGTVCAGGPVVSIASGKAPDSRVRKVGFVGE, encoded by the exons ATGTATCTGCAGGTGCTGCTTTTTGCCGTCGTGGGCCAGCTGTCGTCTGCTTCATCGGATGGCCTACCGACTACAGTCACCGAAGATTCTGGCGTGTGCTCGGGTACACCTTTGAGCAGCTTTTCCGCGCACCACAGCCCGTTTTTTCGGGTTTCGGATGGTTTGCCGCCAAATCTGGACTTTACGGTGTTCGCCGTCCGGCAACATGGTGCAACGTCGGCTGACCCACCCCTTCAAAAGCGCGCCGGCTGCATCGACACTTCGGGCCACGGCACTGCCGTTGCGGATCGACGCTCACCCATCATGTATCTGCAGGTGCTGCTTTTTGCCGTCGTGGGCCAGCTGTCGTCTGCTTCATCGGATGGCCTACCGACTACAGTCACCGAAGATTCTGGCGTGTGCTCGGGTACACCTTTGAGCAGCTTTTCCACGCACCACAGCCCGTTTTTTCGGGTTTCGGATGGTTTGCCGCCAAATCTGGACTTTACGGTGTTCGCCGTCCGGCAACATGGTGCAACGTCGGCTGACCCACCCCTTCAAAAGCGCGCCGGCTGCATCGACACTTCGGGCCACGGCACTGCCGCTGCGGATCGACGCTCACCCATCATGTATCTGCAGGTGCTGCTTTTTGCCGTCGTGGGCCAGCTGTCGTCTGCTTCATCGGATGGCCTACCGACTACAGTCACCGAAGATTCTGGCGTGTGCTCGGGTACACCTTTGAGCAGCTTTTCCGCGCACCACAGCCCGTTTTTTCGGGTTTCGGATGGTTTGCCGCCAAGTCTGGACTTTACGGTGTTCGCCGTCCGGCAACATGGTGCAACGTCGTCTGACCCACCCCTTCAAAAGCGCGCCGGCTGCATCGACACTTCGGGCCACGGCACTGCCGCGGCGGATCGACGCTCACCCATCATGTATCTGCAGGTGCTGCTTTTTGCGGTCGTGGGCCAGCTGTCGTCTGCTTCATCGGATGGCCTACCTACTACAGTCACCGAAGATTCTGGCGTGTGCTCGGGTACACCTTTGAGCAGCTTTTCCGCGCACCACAGCCCGTTTTTTCGGGTTTCGGATGGTTTGCCGCCAAATCTGGACTTTACGGTGTTCGCCGTCCGGCAACATGGTGCAACGTCGGCTGACCCACCCCTTCAAAAGCGCGCCGGCTGCATCGACACTTCGGGCCACGGCACTGCCGCTGCGGATCGACGCTCACCCATCATGTATCTGCAGGTGCTGCTTTTTGCCGTCGTGGGCCAGCTGTCGTCTGCTTCATCGGATGGCCTACCGACTACAGTCACCGAAGATTCTGGCGTGTGCTCGGGTACACCTTTGAGCAGCTTTTCCGCGCACCACAGCCCGTTTTTTCGGGTTTCGGATGGTTTGCCGCCAAATCTGGACTTTACGGTGTTCGCCGTCCGGCAACATGGTGCAACGTCGGCTGACCCACCCCTTCAAAAGCGCGCCGGCTGCATCGACACTTCGGGCCACGGCACTGCCGCTGCGGATCGACGCTCACCCATCATGTATCTGCAG TGGTCGAGGTGTTCTCATCGCTCTTTCGGCACAGTCTGCGCCGGTGGACCAGTGGTGTCCATCGCCTCTGGTAAGGCGCCAGACAGTCGTGTACGTAAGGTAGGCTTTGTCGGCGAATGA